The stretch of DNA CTCTGGAAGAGGACGAAGAAGAAGGTGTCGACGAGCAAGACGAAcaggacgacgacgaggaagGCTCGCGCAAGCAGATCCGTCACCAACAAGACGCGGAGAACAACAATGACTTTCCGCCCCCCGCCATATTTCCGCCCGCGGGAACTAGTCATGTCACTTTGGAAGCACTTCAGAATACAAAGGTAGCGGTTGCCCAATTCGCTGCTACAGCGCTGGCCGGCGGGGCCGATAGCGAAGCAGCCTTGCAAGATCTGGCTCTTTTGCAAAGCACGCTGTGCACTCTGCAGAATCAACAAGTGTTCCAATTGCAGTTGATCAATCACCTTCAGCAGCAATTGTCTATCACTCACGGCCAACCGGTGGCTCAGGCATCGGCGACGGAGTCGGTGGACAGCAAGGAAGCCTCATCATCTCCCATCATTCATCCGAAACCTCTATCGACTCTCACATCACCTCCTACTTCCCGACCGCCGAGTAACCATCAACAAACATCACCGGCGCCGCTCACGCCGAATCTACTTCAGGAACGGCCAACCTCGACGAGCAGCGCCTCTCCGTTGAATCTACCCCTGTCATCGTCCGTCGCCACATCGACGACAGCAACGACCACCAGCAATCAGATCCAGCTGTCGCATCAAATGCCACCGCTGTGCTCGATAAGCTCCTCCTTCGCCTCGTCGATCATAAACCCAGAGCCGCCACCGCTGCATGAGCCAAATACTCTGGAGATGCTGCAAAAGCGCGCTCAGGAGGTGCTGGACAACGCGAGTCAAGGTCTACTGGCTAACAATTTGGCCGACGAGCTCGCGTTCAGAGGCAGCAAGGGCTCGCGACTCTCTCCTTACGATTCGAAATCGAGCGGCGGCCGCGGGGAACCGTTCTTCAAGCATCGCTGCCGTTTCTGCGGAAAGGTCTTTGGCAGTGACTCGGCGCTACAGATCCACATACGATCCCACACAGGTGAGCGACCCTTTAAGTGCAACGTCTGCGGCAGCCGATTCACCACCAAGGGCAACCTGAAGGTCCACTTCCAGAGGCATACAGCCAAGTTTCCGCACGTAAAGATGAATCCGAATCCCGTTCCAGAACATCTTGACAAATACCACCCACCCCTCTTGCAGCAAATCGCTTCCGGGCAAAGGCCAATGCCgtccccgccgccgccgccgccgccttcTCATCACCCCTCGTTTCATCCGGCGGCAACGCACAGTTTCCTATCGCCTCAGCCGCCCTTGCCACTGAGCCTCACCCTGCCCGGTATGCCGCCCCTTTACCGAGCCCCGATTATTAATCACCGAGACGATCAGGACGTGCCGGAAAACCTTAGTAAACCCGTAACCGTCACCCCGTCGACGTCACCCCACTCCCCCGCCGCCATGTCGAACTCTCGTCATTCCTTTCACGACAATCAACAACAGCAACCGAAGCAACAGCAGAAGCAGCAGCTTGAGCAGAAGGAGGAGATCAAACTCGAACAGAGATCGCCCGGTCAGGAGCAGTATCAGCCGCGATTGCCAAGCCAGGAGGACGCTGAGAGTATAACGCCGAAGAGAGAACCCGAAGAGACGGAAGAGCCTGTCGAAGAGGACGGAGAGGACTTCGAGGATACGACCAGACGATATCTCAACTCGCCGCAGTTGTCGGTGAATCCGCCGTCTCATCCGCAAACGTACGAGGATTGTAGCATGGACAGCAAGATCAGCGGACGTTTGGAGGGCGACGGAGAGATGGAAGTCGACGAAGAAACGGAGGAACAGCCGGAGAATCTCTCTGGCAGAGGCACGATCGGTCGCTTGCCGCAACAGATCGTCGCGTATCCGGGTGCGTCTCCGGCTAGTAGTAGCGCGAGTAGCGGCAGCCTTCAGACGTCCTTCGCGGGAATTCTGTTTGCCGGCGGGCCGACGCATCATCAAATACCTCATCTTCCCGTTTCGACCGCCGGACCGACACTTCCGACCATTTCCACGAGCGAAATGATCGATCCGGCGAAGGATCCGGCCATTTACTCGAGCCTCCTCCCGCGACCGGGCAGCAACGACAATTCCTGGGAGAGTCTGATCGAGATAACGAAAACCTCCGAGACGTCGAAGCTGCAGCAACTAGTCGATAATATCGAACACAAGCTGAGCGATCCGAATCAATGTATTGTTTGTCACAGAGTGCTCTCTTGTAAGAGCGCGCTGCTCATGCATTATCGCACGCACACGGGAGAGCGGCCGTTCAAGTGTAAGATATGCGGTCGCGCTTTCACCACGAAGGGCAATCTGAAGACTCACATGGGCGTCCATAGGGCGAAACCGCCGCTGAGGGTGCTGCACCAATGCCCCGTGTGTCACAAGAAGTTCACGAACGCCCTTGTGCTCCAGCAACACATACGCCTGCACACCGGAGAACCCACCGATCTCAGTCCGGAGCAGATTCAAGCGGCGGAAGTGAACGAGTTCCCGGGCAGTTACCCCCCGCATCCACTGGCGTCTTTCCTCCCGCAAGGATTCGCGCCGATGCATGCGGCAAGTGCGGGCTTCCCCTTATTCCCCCCCTCCAGGCAGCCGACTATCGAGCAACAATCGCAGGAGAACGACGAGATGAAGGAGGAGCCTCAGCAGCAGAGACAGAGATTTATGGAAGAGCATAGCGAAGAGCTGGACGATCAGGAGGACGAGGAGCAAGATCGCAGGGACGATGACGAGAGATGCGAGATGAATCGCGACAGGCGTAGCGCCGAGGTCGACGATGACCAGGATCACGAGAGCGAGG from Linepithema humile isolate Giens D197 chromosome 2, Lhum_UNIL_v1.0, whole genome shotgun sequence encodes:
- the LOC105678865 gene encoding homeotic protein spalt-major-like isoform X4, with the protein product MSRRKQARPSRAHLEEDLVQGPLLINPIGTVASRIRRENDFTSDGEECGGGGGVGEEAVDLTATRSHQSDADDKDADDPLEEDEEEGVDEQDEQDDDEEGSRKQIRHQQDAENNNDFPPPAIFPPAGTSHVTLEALQNTKVAVAQFAATALAGGADSEAALQDLALLQSTLCTLQNQQVFQLQLINHLQQQLSITHGQPVAQASATESVDSKEASSSPIIHPKPLSTLTSPPTSRPPSNHQQTSPAPLTPNLLQERPTSTSSASPLNLPLSSSVATSTTATTTSNQIQLSHQMPPLCSISSSFASSIINPEPPPLHEPNTLEMLQKRAQEVLDNASQGLLANNLADELAFRGSKGSRLSPYDSKSSGGRGEPFFKHRCRFCGKVFGSDSALQIHIRSHTGERPFKCNVCGSRFTTKGNLKVHFQRHTAKFPHVKMNPNPVPEHLDKYHPPLLQQIASGQRPMPSPPPPPPPSHHPSFHPAATHSFLSPQPPLPLSLTLPGMPPLYRAPIINHRDDQDVPENLSKPVTVTPSTSPHSPAAMSNSRHSFHDNQQQQPKQQQKQQLEQKEEIKLEQRSPGQEQYQPRLPSQEDAESITPKREPEETEEPVEEDGEDFEDTTRRYLNSPQLSVNPPSHPQTYEDCSMDSKISGRLEGDGEMEVDEETEEQPENLSGRGTIGRLPQQIVAYPGASPASSSASSGSLQTSFAGILFAGGPTHHQIPHLPVSTAGPTLPTISTSEMIDPAKDPAIYSSLLPRPGSNDNSWESLIEITKTSETSKLQQLVDNIEHKLSDPNQCIVCHRVLSCKSALLMHYRTHTGERPFKCKICGRAFTTKGNLKTHMGVHRAKPPLRVLHQCPVCHKKFTNALVLQQHIRLHTGEPTDLSPEQIQAAEVNEFPGSYPPHPLASFLPQGFAPMHAASAGFPLFPPSRQPTIEQQSQENDEMKEEPQQQRQRFMEEHSEELDDQEDEEQDRRDDDERCEMNRDRRSAEVDDDQDHESEELLEHKDATTLPAMFSTSLAALENQVRTITTTAATTVANAARSPSFHRYNGSEKSNSPPTSGAPLDLTPRASSTPASVASASPTPPPQTTAPHHPPHVPFGMFAGLLQAVSSAPTTSTIGSSSINCITSMSAVTPGSGPASGPLASLTTSAVLAASSTYNPLGLAVGGPAVRGNTTCKFCYKTFACQSALEIHYRSHTKERPFKCTICDRGFSTKSDDTSQQVCSCADQSFAAKDPIPPQPNSQYRSYPARPAAGNSEKPKRRRRRPEERKNRGRTGTGGGRRLTSVYPAVRLPPLMPPALGLLPSDHVFLGNMKQHMLTHKIRDMPPHLFSDAKHQPQTQQQPQQQPQQQQQGPQDHETSRSPMCTDDSSLPPPPPPPPPPPPMPPTSIESAIPVKRSPPEGDLPAPKRPPSVPSKHLCQICNKNFSSSSALQIHMRTHTGDKPFRCTVCQKAFTTKGNLKVHMGTHMFTNGTSRRGRRMSLDLPPLPITPKDSEFLQRRPDLFYPYLPAPFLNGVQQKLNEISVIQSNNGLPPHSLGAGKYAASLFGSVYGAGGGGFPLDKQPMAPTSNGPLVDGKSAIPSGSMLFQPPSPSHSPGTPSSNSGNQNSASVPTWTSEALQHHFDRETPSRTENDATPPTARLPPPPARGEGLAA
- the LOC105678865 gene encoding homeotic protein spalt-major-like isoform X2, coding for MIKYASGVPYKITRDNNNRIFASELFHAERRRRLRRTSIGHRRSNFKINFADQQKNSAAAHRTGRENDFTSDGEECGGGGGVGEEAVDLTATRSHQSDADDKDADDPLEEDEEEGVDEQDEQDDDEEGSRKQIRHQQDAENNNDFPPPAIFPPAGTSHVTLEALQNTKVAVAQFAATALAGGADSEAALQDLALLQSTLCTLQNQQVFQLQLINHLQQQLSITHGQPVAQASATESVDSKEASSSPIIHPKPLSTLTSPPTSRPPSNHQQTSPAPLTPNLLQERPTSTSSASPLNLPLSSSVATSTTATTTSNQIQLSHQMPPLCSISSSFASSIINPEPPPLHEPNTLEMLQKRAQEVLDNASQGLLANNLADELAFRGSKGSRLSPYDSKSSGGRGEPFFKHRCRFCGKVFGSDSALQIHIRSHTGERPFKCNVCGSRFTTKGNLKVHFQRHTAKFPHVKMNPNPVPEHLDKYHPPLLQQIASGQRPMPSPPPPPPPSHHPSFHPAATHSFLSPQPPLPLSLTLPGMPPLYRAPIINHRDDQDVPENLSKPVTVTPSTSPHSPAAMSNSRHSFHDNQQQQPKQQQKQQLEQKEEIKLEQRSPGQEQYQPRLPSQEDAESITPKREPEETEEPVEEDGEDFEDTTRRYLNSPQLSVNPPSHPQTYEDCSMDSKISGRLEGDGEMEVDEETEEQPENLSGRGTIGRLPQQIVAYPGASPASSSASSGSLQTSFAGILFAGGPTHHQIPHLPVSTAGPTLPTISTSEMIDPAKDPAIYSSLLPRPGSNDNSWESLIEITKTSETSKLQQLVDNIEHKLSDPNQCIVCHRVLSCKSALLMHYRTHTGERPFKCKICGRAFTTKGNLKTHMGVHRAKPPLRVLHQCPVCHKKFTNALVLQQHIRLHTGEPTDLSPEQIQAAEVNEFPGSYPPHPLASFLPQGFAPMHAASAGFPLFPPSRQPTIEQQSQENDEMKEEPQQQRQRFMEEHSEELDDQEDEEQDRRDDDERCEMNRDRRSAEVDDDQDHESEELLEHKDATTLPAMFSTSLAALENQVRTITTTAATTVANAARSPSFHRYNGSEKSNSPPTSGAPLDLTPRASSTPASVASASPTPPPQTTAPHHPPHVPFGMFAGLLQAVSSAPTTSTIGSSSINCITSMSAVTPGSGPASGPLASLTTSAVLAASSTYNPLGLAVGGPAVRGNTTCKFCYKTFACQSALEIHYRSHTKERPFKCTICDRGFSTKSDDTSQQVCSCADQSFAAKDPIPPQPNSQYRSYPARPAAGNSEKPKRRRRRPEERKNRGRTGTGGGRRLTSVYPAVRLPPLMPPALGLLPSDHVFLGNMKQHMLTHKIRDMPPHLFSDAKHQPQTQQQPQQQPQQQQQGPQDHETSRSPMCTDDSSLPPPPPPPPPPPPMPPTSIESAIPVKRSPPEGDLPAPKRPPSVPSKHLCQICNKNFSSSSALQIHMRTHTGDKPFRCTVCQKAFTTKGNLKVHMGTHMFTNGTSRRGRRMSLDLPPLPITPKDSEFLQRRPDLFYPYLPAPFLNGVQQKLNEISVIQSNNGLPPHSLGAGKYAASLFGSVYGAGGGGFPLDKQPMAPTSNGPLVDGKSAIPSGSMLFQPPSPSHSPGTPSSNSGNQNSASVPTWTSEALQHHFDRETPSRTENDATPPTARLPPPPARGEGLAA
- the LOC105678865 gene encoding homeotic protein spalt-major-like isoform X1; translated protein: MIKYASGVPYKITRDNNNRIFASELFHAERRRRLRRTSIGHRRSNFKINFADQQKNSAAAHRTGRENDFTSDGEECGGGGGVGEEAVDLTATRSHQSDADDKDADDPLEEDEEEGVDEQDEQDDDEEGSRKQIRHQQDAENNNDFPPPAIFPPAGTSHVTLEALQNTKVAVAQFAATALAGGADSEAALQDLALLQSTLCTLQNQQVFQLQLINHLQQQLSITHGQPVAQASATESVDSKEASSSPIIHPKPLSTLTSPPTSRPPSNHQQTSPAPLTPNLLQERPTSTSSASPLNLPLSSSVATSTTATTTSNQIQLSHQMPPLCSISSSFASSIINPEPPPLHEPNTLEMLQKRAQEVLDNASQGLLANNLADELAFRGSKGSRLSPYDSKSSGGRGEPFFKHRCRFCGKVFGSDSALQIHIRSHTGERPFKCNVCGSRFTTKGNLKVHFQRHTAKFPHVKMNPNPVPEHLDKYHPPLLQQIASGQRPMPSPPPPPPPSHHPSFHPAATHSFLSPQPPLPLSLTLPGMPPLYRAPIINHRDDQDVPENLSKPVTVTPSTSPHSPAAMSNSRHSFHDNQQQQPKQQQKQQLEQKEEIKLEQRSPGQEQYQPRLPSQEDAESITPKREPEETEEPVEEDGEDFEDTTRRYLNSPQLSVNPPSHPQTYEDCSMDSKISGRLEGDGEMEVDEETEEQPENLSGRGTIGRLPQQIVAYPGASPASSSASSGSLQTSFAGILFAGGPTHHQIPHLPVSTAGPTLPTISTSEMIDPAKDPAIYSSLLPRPGSNDNSWESLIEITKTSETSKLQQLVDNIEHKLSDPNQCIVCHRVLSCKSALLMHYRTHTGERPFKCKICGRAFTTKGNLKTHMGVHRAKPPLRVLHQCPVCHKKFTNALVLQQHIRLHTGEPTDLSPEQIQAAEVNEFPGSYPPHPLASFLPQGFAPMHAASAGFPLFPPSRQPTIEQQSQENDEMKEEPQQQRQRFMEEHSEELDDQEDEEQDRRDDDERCEMNRDRRSAEVDDDQDHESEELLEHKDATTLPAMFSTSLAALENQVRTITTTAATTVANAARSPSFHRYNGSEKSNSPPTSGAPLDLTPRASSTPASVASASPTPPPQTTAPHHPPHVPFGMFAGLLQAVSSAPTTSTIGSSSINCITSMSAVTPGSGPASGPLASLTTSAVLAASSTYNPLGLAVGGPAVRGNTTCKFCYKTFACQSALEIHYRSHTKERPFKCTICDRGFSTKSDDTSQQVCSCADQSFAAKDPIPPQPNSQYRSYPARPAAGNSEKPKRRRRRPEERKNRGRTGTGGGRRLTSVYPAVRLPPLMPPALGLLPSDHVFLEPPLLTRLSTKERFDAQGNMKQHMLTHKIRDMPPHLFSDAKHQPQTQQQPQQQPQQQQQGPQDHETSRSPMCTDDSSLPPPPPPPPPPPPMPPTSIESAIPVKRSPPEGDLPAPKRPPSVPSKHLCQICNKNFSSSSALQIHMRTHTGDKPFRCTVCQKAFTTKGNLKVHMGTHMFTNGTSRRGRRMSLDLPPLPITPKDSEFLQRRPDLFYPYLPAPFLNGVQQKLNEISVIQSNNGLPPHSLGAGKYAASLFGSVYGAGGGGFPLDKQPMAPTSNGPLVDGKSAIPSGSMLFQPPSPSHSPGTPSSNSGNQNSASVPTWTSEALQHHFDRETPSRTENDATPPTARLPPPPARGEGLAA
- the LOC105678865 gene encoding homeotic protein spalt-major-like isoform X5, translating into MIKYASGVPYKITRDNNNRIFASELFHAERRRRLRRTSIGHRRSNFKINFADQQKNSAAAHRTGRENDFTSDGEECGGGGGVGEEAVDLTATRSHQSDADDKDADDPLEEDEEEGVDEQDEQDDDEEGSRKQIRHQQDAENNNDFPPPAIFPPAGTSHVTLEALQNTKVAVAQFAATALAGGADSEAALQDLALLQSTLCTLQNQQVFQLQLINHLQQQLSITHGQPVAQASATESVDSKEASSSPIIHPKPLSTLTSPPTSRPPSNHQQTSPAPLTPNLLQERPTSTSSASPLNLPLSSSVATSTTATTTSNQIQLSHQMPPLCSISSSFASSIINPEPPPLHEPNTLEMLQKRAQEVLDNASQGLLANNLADELAFRGSKGSRLSPYDSKSSGGRGEPFFKHRCRFCGKVFGSDSALQIHIRSHTGERPFKCNVCGSRFTTKGNLKVHFQRHTAKFPHVKMNPNPVPEHLDKYHPPLLQQIASGQRPMPSPPPPPPPSHHPSFHPAATHSFLSPQPPLPLSLTLPGMPPLYRAPIINHRDDQDVPENLSKPVTVTPSTSPHSPAAMSNSRHSFHDNQQQQPKQQQKQQLEQKEEIKLEQRSPGQEQYQPRLPSQEDAESITPKREPEETEEPVEEDGEDFEDTTRRYLNSPQLSVNPPSHPQTYEDCSMDSKISGRLEGDGEMEVDEETEEQPENLSGRGTIGRLPQQIVAYPGASPASSSASSGSLQTSFAGILFAGGPTHHQIPHLPVSTAGPTLPTISTSEMIDPAKDPAIYSSLLPRPGSNDNSWESLIEITKTSETSKLQQLVDNIEHKLSDPNQCIVCHRVLSCKSALLMHYRTHTGERPFKCKICGRAFTTKGNLKTHMGVHRAKPPLRVLHQCPVCHKKFTNALVLQQHIRLHTGEPTDLSPEQIQAAEVNEFPGSYPPHPLASFLPQGFAPMHAASAGFPLFPPSRQPTIEQQSQENDEMKEEPQQQRQRFMEEHSEELDDQEDEEQDRRDDDERCEMNRDRRSAEVDDDQDHESEELLEHKDATTLPAMFSTSLAALENQVRTITTTAATTVANAARSPSFHRYNGSEKSNSPPTSGAPLDLTPRASSTPASVASASPTPPPQTTAPHHPPHVPFGMFAGLLQAVSSAPTTSTIGSSSINCITSMSAVTPGSGPASGPLASLTTSAVLAASSTYNPLGLAVGGPAVRGNTTCKFCYKTFACQSALEIHYRSHTKERPFKCTICDRGFSTKGNMKQHMLTHKIRDMPPHLFSDAKHQPQTQQQPQQQPQQQQQGPQDHETSRSPMCTDDSSLPPPPPPPPPPPPMPPTSIESAIPVKRSPPEGDLPAPKRPPSVPSKHLCQICNKNFSSSSALQIHMRTHTGDKPFRCTVCQKAFTTKGNLKVHMGTHMFTNGTSRRGRRMSLDLPPLPITPKDSEFLQRRPDLFYPYLPAPFLNGVQQKLNEISVIQSNNGLPPHSLGAGKYAASLFGSVYGAGGGGFPLDKQPMAPTSNGPLVDGKSAIPSGSMLFQPPSPSHSPGTPSSNSGNQNSASVPTWTSEALQHHFDRETPSRTENDATPPTARLPPPPARGEGLAA
- the LOC105678865 gene encoding homeotic protein spalt-major-like isoform X3 is translated as MSRRKQARPSRAHLEEDLVQGPLLINPIGTVASRIRRENDFTSDGEECGGGGGVGEEAVDLTATRSHQSDADDKDADDPLEEDEEEGVDEQDEQDDDEEGSRKQIRHQQDAENNNDFPPPAIFPPAGTSHVTLEALQNTKVAVAQFAATALAGGADSEAALQDLALLQSTLCTLQNQQVFQLQLINHLQQQLSITHGQPVAQASATESVDSKEASSSPIIHPKPLSTLTSPPTSRPPSNHQQTSPAPLTPNLLQERPTSTSSASPLNLPLSSSVATSTTATTTSNQIQLSHQMPPLCSISSSFASSIINPEPPPLHEPNTLEMLQKRAQEVLDNASQGLLANNLADELAFRGSKGSRLSPYDSKSSGGRGEPFFKHRCRFCGKVFGSDSALQIHIRSHTGERPFKCNVCGSRFTTKGNLKVHFQRHTAKFPHVKMNPNPVPEHLDKYHPPLLQQIASGQRPMPSPPPPPPPSHHPSFHPAATHSFLSPQPPLPLSLTLPGMPPLYRAPIINHRDDQDVPENLSKPVTVTPSTSPHSPAAMSNSRHSFHDNQQQQPKQQQKQQLEQKEEIKLEQRSPGQEQYQPRLPSQEDAESITPKREPEETEEPVEEDGEDFEDTTRRYLNSPQLSVNPPSHPQTYEDCSMDSKISGRLEGDGEMEVDEETEEQPENLSGRGTIGRLPQQIVAYPGASPASSSASSGSLQTSFAGILFAGGPTHHQIPHLPVSTAGPTLPTISTSEMIDPAKDPAIYSSLLPRPGSNDNSWESLIEITKTSETSKLQQLVDNIEHKLSDPNQCIVCHRVLSCKSALLMHYRTHTGERPFKCKICGRAFTTKGNLKTHMGVHRAKPPLRVLHQCPVCHKKFTNALVLQQHIRLHTGEPTDLSPEQIQAAEVNEFPGSYPPHPLASFLPQGFAPMHAASAGFPLFPPSRQPTIEQQSQENDEMKEEPQQQRQRFMEEHSEELDDQEDEEQDRRDDDERCEMNRDRRSAEVDDDQDHESEELLEHKDATTLPAMFSTSLAALENQVRTITTTAATTVANAARSPSFHRYNGSEKSNSPPTSGAPLDLTPRASSTPASVASASPTPPPQTTAPHHPPHVPFGMFAGLLQAVSSAPTTSTIGSSSINCITSMSAVTPGSGPASGPLASLTTSAVLAASSTYNPLGLAVGGPAVRGNTTCKFCYKTFACQSALEIHYRSHTKERPFKCTICDRGFSTKSDDTSQQVCSCADQSFAAKDPIPPQPNSQYRSYPARPAAGNSEKPKRRRRRPEERKNRGRTGTGGGRRLTSVYPAVRLPPLMPPALGLLPSDHVFLEPPLLTRLSTKERFDAQGNMKQHMLTHKIRDMPPHLFSDAKHQPQTQQQPQQQPQQQQQGPQDHETSRSPMCTDDSSLPPPPPPPPPPPPMPPTSIESAIPVKRSPPEGDLPAPKRPPSVPSKHLCQICNKNFSSSSALQIHMRTHTGDKPFRCTVCQKAFTTKGNLKVHMGTHMFTNGTSRRGRRMSLDLPPLPITPKDSEFLQRRPDLFYPYLPAPFLNGVQQKLNEISVIQSNNGLPPHSLGAGKYAASLFGSVYGAGGGGFPLDKQPMAPTSNGPLVDGKSAIPSGSMLFQPPSPSHSPGTPSSNSGNQNSASVPTWTSEALQHHFDRETPSRTENDATPPTARLPPPPARGEGLAA